The Candidatus Limnocylindrales bacterium genome has a segment encoding these proteins:
- a CDS encoding DHA2 family efflux MFS transporter permease subunit — protein MSGSVKHKWIISLAVMLGTMMEIIDASIVNVALPDMMGNLGATLDEITLMVTGYIVANVIIIPLSGWLSIQFGRKRYFLVSIAIFTIASFFCGFVQNLYFLVFARIIQGIGGGALVPTSQAILMETFPPEEQGTATSIFGLGMMVGPTLGPTLGGWITDNYDWPWIFYINLPIGILAFFLVFFFIEDPPYLKPVNTRVDYIGFILLAVGIGCLQTLLEKGEREDWFESNFIIWLSIIAGLTLPLFVWWELRIENPIVNLRVMANRSLCIGSIFSMIIGFGLYGSNVLISVYFQNLLNYSSLETGKVVFYAASTIALIMPISGRLVNRISPRYMVGLGISFFALAIYRMSHYTLETEHSEVFWTQVIRGIGLGLSFVPLNIIALRTLNKKDIPAASGIYNLLRQLGGSFGIAILVALLTRGEAVHRANLIQHVHLLNPLTVQRLNTLEQGLLARGEDFVSARMGALKLLDHTVNNQALMLSFIDAFRFIVLLTLLSLPLLLLFKKG, from the coding sequence ATGAGCGGATCTGTAAAACATAAATGGATTATATCCCTGGCCGTCATGTTAGGGACGATGATGGAAATCATCGATGCCAGTATTGTTAACGTGGCTCTGCCGGATATGATGGGCAATTTAGGGGCCACCCTGGATGAAATAACCCTCATGGTCACCGGATACATCGTTGCCAATGTGATTATTATTCCCCTTTCCGGCTGGTTGAGTATTCAATTCGGTCGAAAACGCTATTTCCTCGTTTCCATTGCCATCTTTACCATAGCTTCATTTTTCTGTGGTTTTGTTCAAAACCTCTATTTCCTTGTCTTTGCCCGAATTATTCAGGGAATCGGAGGAGGTGCCCTCGTTCCTACTTCCCAGGCTATCCTCATGGAAACGTTCCCACCGGAAGAACAGGGTACGGCAACATCCATTTTTGGGTTGGGTATGATGGTAGGTCCGACCCTGGGTCCGACCCTGGGAGGATGGATTACCGATAACTACGACTGGCCCTGGATTTTCTATATTAACCTCCCTATCGGCATTTTGGCTTTTTTTCTGGTGTTTTTCTTTATCGAAGATCCTCCTTACTTAAAACCGGTAAATACCCGGGTAGATTATATTGGATTTATTTTGCTGGCCGTAGGTATTGGATGTTTACAAACCCTTTTGGAAAAGGGAGAGCGAGAAGACTGGTTTGAATCTAACTTCATCATCTGGCTCAGCATCATAGCAGGGCTGACACTCCCCCTGTTTGTCTGGTGGGAGTTGAGGATAGAAAATCCCATCGTTAACCTCAGGGTCATGGCAAACCGCTCCCTTTGTATTGGATCTATCTTCAGTATGATTATCGGTTTTGGATTATATGGGAGCAATGTTTTAATTTCGGTATATTTTCAAAACCTCCTCAATTACAGTAGCCTGGAGACCGGCAAGGTCGTTTTTTATGCGGCCTCTACCATTGCCCTGATCATGCCGATTTCAGGAAGATTGGTCAACAGAATTTCTCCCCGTTATATGGTAGGACTGGGGATTAGCTTCTTTGCCCTGGCTATTTATCGGATGTCCCATTATACTCTGGAGACGGAACATAGTGAGGTGTTCTGGACCCAAGTTATACGGGGAATTGGCCTGGGACTATCCTTTGTCCCCCTGAATATTATTGCCTTGCGAACCCTGAATAAAAAGGATATTCCCGCAGCCTCGGGTATTTATAATCTTCTGCGACAGCTCGGTGGGAGTTTCGGCATTGCCATCCTGGTCGCTTTATTAACCCGAGGGGAAGCAGTCCATCGGGCCAACTTGATTCAACATGTCCATCTGCTTAATCCTCTGACAGTTCAGCGATTAAATACCCTGGAACAAGGTTTACTGGCCCGGGGAGAGGACTTTGTATCGGCTAGAATGGGTGCTCTTAAACTTCTCGATCATACGGTTAATAACCAGGCCTTGATGTTATCTTTTATCGACGCCTTCCGATTTATCGTCCTCTTAACCCTGCTCTCTCTACCCCTTCTGCTCTTGTTCAAGAAAGGATAA
- a CDS encoding DHA2 family efflux MFS transporter permease subunit, giving the protein MKEPIKHKWVISLAVMLGPMMEVIDSSIINIALPNMMGSLGANLDEVTWLVTGYMVANVTIVPISGWLSMRFGRKRYFLVSISLFTIASVLCSFVHNLYLLILIRILQGIGGGALVPTSQAVLMETFPPEEQGTAMSIFGFGMMVCPSLGSIISGWVTDNYNWSWSFYINVPLGILAFFLVLFFIEDPPYLKPAGSRIDYMGFILLAIGIGCLQTVLQKGERADWFESKLITWLSLAVMITLPLFILRELKTDHPVVNLRVLSNRSLWVGTIFTTIIGFGLYGSLVLISVYFQNLLHYTSWETGKFFFYSAAAIAVVMPISGKLLNKISPRYLVGTGVGFFALAIYRMSHFTLETRYEEVFWNQIIRGIGLGLSVAPLNVIALKTLDKKDIPSASGIYNLMRQLGGSFGIAILVALLTRGEAMHRVNLIQHIHTLNPLVVQRLDTLEQGLLARGEDLVSAKLGALKLLDQTVHIQALMLSFVDSFQFLVTLILLSLPLLFLFKKR; this is encoded by the coding sequence TTGAAGGAGCCGATTAAACATAAATGGGTCATTTCCCTCGCCGTTATGCTGGGGCCGATGATGGAAGTCATTGACTCCAGTATTATCAATATTGCTCTTCCCAACATGATGGGGAGTTTGGGGGCAAATCTGGATGAGGTTACCTGGCTGGTGACCGGTTATATGGTAGCCAATGTAACTATTGTTCCCATTTCTGGTTGGCTGAGCATGCGGTTTGGTCGTAAGCGCTACTTCCTGGTTTCCATTTCACTTTTTACCATAGCGTCGGTTTTATGCAGTTTTGTCCATAATCTTTATCTCCTTATTTTAATAAGGATTCTTCAAGGAATTGGAGGAGGTGCCCTGGTTCCTACCTCTCAAGCTGTCCTTATGGAAACCTTCCCCCCGGAAGAGCAGGGGACCGCCATGTCTATTTTTGGATTTGGGATGATGGTCTGCCCGTCCCTGGGTTCCATCATCTCCGGCTGGGTAACCGATAATTACAACTGGTCCTGGAGTTTTTACATCAATGTTCCCCTGGGAATTCTAGCCTTTTTCCTGGTTTTGTTCTTCATCGAAGATCCCCCTTACTTAAAACCTGCTGGCTCTCGTATCGATTACATGGGATTTATCTTATTGGCTATAGGAATTGGATGTCTGCAAACCGTTTTACAGAAAGGAGAACGGGCCGATTGGTTTGAATCTAAACTTATTACCTGGCTGAGCCTCGCAGTAATGATAACTTTACCCCTATTTATTTTACGAGAGCTTAAAACAGATCACCCGGTTGTCAACCTGCGTGTACTGTCCAACCGTTCCCTTTGGGTTGGAACGATCTTTACAACAATCATAGGGTTTGGATTATATGGAAGCCTGGTATTAATCTCTGTCTATTTTCAGAATCTTCTCCACTATACCAGTTGGGAAACCGGTAAATTTTTCTTCTACTCGGCAGCAGCTATTGCTGTCGTAATGCCTATTTCTGGGAAGTTGCTTAATAAGATTTCTCCCCGGTATCTGGTAGGTACCGGGGTAGGCTTCTTTGCTCTGGCCATTTATCGTATGTCCCACTTTACCCTGGAGACCAGATATGAGGAAGTATTCTGGAATCAGATCATTCGAGGAATCGGCCTTGGGTTGTCTGTGGCTCCTCTGAATGTCATTGCTTTGAAAACCCTGGATAAAAAAGATATTCCATCGGCCTCAGGGATTTATAATTTGATGCGTCAATTGGGGGGTAGTTTTGGAATCGCCATTTTGGTGGCACTACTTACCCGGGGAGAGGCCATGCATCGGGTAAATCTCATTCAGCATATCCATACACTCAATCCCCTGGTCGTTCAACGACTCGATACCTTAGAACAAGGGTTGCTGGCCCGGGGAGAAGATTTGGTCTCTGCTAAACTGGGAGCCCTGAAACTCCTGGATCAGACCGTTCATATCCAGGCACTTATGTTATCTTTTGTAGACAGCTTCCAGTTCCTTGTCACTCTGATCTTGTTGTCCTTACCCCTTTTATTTTTATTCAAAAAAAGGTAA
- the xerD gene encoding site-specific tyrosine recombinase XerD codes for MDHLVELYLNYLTVEKGLAQNSLESYRRDLTKYLKFLETSRITDLTQITKREIWNYKIRLKAQGLAPTSIARMMGTVKGFHRFLISEGLTQEDPTLYLEFPKTESKLPQVMSLKEVDRLMAVPDVSTTSGLRDKAMLEVLYATGVRVSELISLTLQQVNLEMGYIICVGKGSKERLIPLGSEAILFVRQYLERARGKLVKNPSVPYLFLTRFGDKFTRQGFWKIIKKYLRKARLNPAISPHTLRHSFATHLLERGADLRSLQMMLGHSDISTTQIYTHIAGHRLREIYNRYHPRAN; via the coding sequence ATGGACCATCTTGTGGAGCTTTACTTAAATTATCTTACAGTGGAAAAAGGATTGGCTCAGAATTCGCTGGAGTCTTATCGACGGGATCTAACAAAATATCTAAAATTTTTGGAAACTTCAAGGATTACGGACCTTACCCAGATTACTAAACGGGAGATCTGGAATTATAAGATCCGGCTCAAAGCCCAGGGACTGGCCCCCACTTCTATAGCCAGGATGATGGGTACTGTCAAAGGATTTCACCGCTTTCTAATCTCAGAAGGACTCACCCAGGAGGATCCGACCTTATATCTTGAATTTCCTAAAACTGAAAGTAAATTACCCCAAGTCATGAGTTTGAAGGAAGTAGACAGGCTGATGGCAGTTCCCGATGTTTCTACAACCAGTGGACTCCGGGATAAAGCCATGTTGGAGGTTTTATATGCCACCGGAGTTCGGGTTTCCGAGTTGATCTCCCTGACCCTCCAGCAGGTTAATTTAGAAATGGGATATATTATTTGTGTTGGGAAGGGATCCAAGGAACGTCTGATTCCTTTGGGAAGTGAAGCCATCTTATTTGTAAGACAGTATCTGGAGCGTGCCCGGGGAAAATTAGTTAAAAACCCTTCAGTGCCTTATCTTTTTTTGACCCGTTTTGGAGATAAATTTACCCGCCAGGGATTCTGGAAAATCATAAAAAAATACCTGCGCAAAGCCAGGTTAAACCCGGCGATTTCTCCCCATACGCTGAGACACTCCTTTGCAACTCATTTGCTGGAACGAGGCGCAGACCTCAGATCCCTACAAATGATGCTGGGGCATTCGGATATTTCCACAACTCAAATCTATACCCACATTGCCGGGCACCGATTGCGAGAGATCTATAACCGGTATCATCCCAGAGCTAATTGA